Part of the Aquimarina sp. MAR_2010_214 genome is shown below.
TTAAACCATGTAATTCTCCAAATTCACTTATCCAACCAGAAGCATCGATAGGAACACGTTGCCAAACTGATATTTCATCATTTTTAAAATACTTTCTTACCACCTGAAGTCCCCAAACTTGGTTTTCAGTATTACCAAAACGCAACTGACTCAAAGGAATTTTCATTTCTGCTGTCCATCCTTCCTTTGTAATTGCACTTTTAGCATACCAAATAGGATTCCATGTCGCATCTTCGTTTTTACCATTTAGCGTTATTATCTTATCACCTTTAACGCCAGCTGATGTTACCGTAAAAGAAAATGCCGAACGTAAATCGTGGTAACTATCAAAGATGATTTCAACCCAATCACCTTCAAAACCATCACGTCTGGACATCCAATTTGTAATCTTATCAGGTTGTTTATCAAAATTTTTGATTCCTACATATACGTATTTTGAGTCGTAGTATATTTTAAAAGAAGTGTTTTCAGAAGGTGACGTATTTTCTGTAGGTTCTCTTTGAATAAAGTTTGACTCCCAGTTACTATGATTACTCCAAATAACATCTTCTAATTTTCCGTCTATAGTTGGAATTTCATTCTCAGAAATTCTTTGAGTGTTGTATGTTTTTTTAGAAACAACTTGTCTCTGTTGAGAAAAGGTAAAAAAGGAAATACTGAGAAATATTGATAGTATAATAGGAACTTTTAACATCGTATATGTATTTATTTGGATCCAAAATTATTGTAGTAAGTAATGCCATACCAGAAAGTTGATTGAATGCTTTAACATCTATAGTTGAAAATTTCTCAACTACAGCGATAACTAATGTGTTGTATCTTTGAATTATGGAGTTAAAATATTTTAGACTTATAAAAACAATCGCCGAAGAGGGTAACCTTGCAAATTCTTCTGAACGTTTATTCTTAACCCAATCAGCTTTAAGCCATCAGTTACGAGATCTTGAAGAACGCTTAGGGTTTAAAGTATTTCATAGAAGTAGAAATAAATGGGAACTTACTGATGAAGGTGCAGAACTTTACAAATTAGCCAATACACTTTTTAATTCTATAGACGAAAGCTTTAATAATATTAAAAATATTAAAGAAGGGTCAAAAGGATCTATTAAGTTAAGTGCAGAGTGTCAATCATTTTTTCATACAATTCCTGGGTTTATTCAAAAAATGGGAATTCTATATCCCGAAATTGATATTGACTTAACTTTAGGTGCAACCTATCAAACAATATCACAAGTGCTATCTAATGAAATAGATATTGCCATTGTGACTTCAAAACCTGCATCAGAAGAATTAGCTAGTATTAAAGTATATGAAGATGAAA
Proteins encoded:
- a CDS encoding LysR family transcriptional regulator — encoded protein: MELKYFRLIKTIAEEGNLANSSERLFLTQSALSHQLRDLEERLGFKVFHRSRNKWELTDEGAELYKLANTLFNSIDESFNNIKNIKEGSKGSIKLSAECQSFFHTIPGFIQKMGILYPEIDIDLTLGATYQTISQVLSNEIDIAIVTSKPASEELASIKVYEDEIFAVMHQENPLNSYDYLDASHFSDVHLIINSFPLEGVSVYEHFLKPNKINPKKISAIPFTEITLSMIEANMGIMCVPKWQLKSFKLSNDIIFKRISKNGLKRNHYLVVKALNRNKKYIHDFISNFEEDFLKS